From a region of the Halobacteriovorax sp. HLS genome:
- a CDS encoding DNA recombination protein RmuC — MSLTVILLILNCLGVLFVIQRLVFSKQESLKDELYQFKEQIVDRLNLSSKERVEDLHTFKTDLFQHQQESMLGLHKIIETRLDKISNKVQENLDKGFEKTNATFQGVIERLAKIDEAQKKIEALSTNVVSLQDVLTDKKSRGIFGEVQLSNLLSSVFGVKNEKVYNLQYSLSNKKIVDAALFLPEPIGTLCVDSKFPLENFKRMMDKKSTIVEQDLAAKEFVKNLKKHIDDISSKYIITGETSDQAILFLPAEAIFAEIHAYHSEIVDYANSKRVWLASPTTFLATLTTIQSVMLNLERNKYMSVMHEEINKLGEEFGRYQERWDDLSKHLNTVTKDVDKIHITTNKISGRFQKIMAVDIENGDYLESGD; from the coding sequence ATGTCACTGACAGTCATCTTACTTATACTAAACTGTTTAGGGGTACTCTTTGTAATCCAAAGACTAGTCTTTTCTAAACAAGAATCATTAAAAGACGAGCTATATCAATTTAAAGAGCAAATCGTAGACCGACTCAACCTGTCATCTAAGGAGAGAGTAGAGGATCTGCATACTTTTAAAACAGACTTATTTCAACATCAACAAGAAAGTATGTTGGGACTTCATAAAATTATTGAAACTAGACTTGATAAGATTTCTAACAAAGTTCAGGAAAACTTGGATAAAGGTTTTGAGAAAACTAATGCCACTTTTCAAGGAGTCATTGAAAGGCTTGCAAAAATTGATGAAGCTCAGAAGAAGATTGAAGCTTTGTCTACAAATGTTGTTTCATTACAAGATGTACTAACAGATAAGAAAAGTCGTGGAATTTTCGGAGAAGTTCAGCTCTCTAATCTTTTAAGTTCTGTCTTTGGTGTAAAGAATGAAAAAGTCTATAATCTTCAATATTCACTCTCAAATAAGAAGATTGTCGATGCTGCCCTTTTTCTACCTGAACCAATAGGAACACTATGTGTGGATTCCAAGTTCCCACTTGAGAACTTTAAAAGGATGATGGATAAGAAAAGTACAATTGTAGAACAAGATCTCGCGGCCAAGGAGTTTGTTAAGAACTTAAAAAAACATATTGATGATATTTCTAGTAAGTATATTATCACTGGAGAAACCTCGGATCAGGCAATTTTATTTCTCCCTGCAGAAGCTATTTTTGCTGAGATACATGCATATCATTCAGAGATTGTGGATTATGCTAATTCAAAACGAGTTTGGCTCGCATCTCCTACAACTTTTCTTGCGACGCTTACAACTATTCAAAGTGTCATGCTTAATTTGGAAAGAAATAAGTATATGTCTGTCATGCATGAGGAGATTAATAAATTAGGCGAGGAGTTTGGCCGTTATCAAGAGCGCTGGGATGATCTGTCCAAGCATTTGAATACTGTAACTAAAGATGTAGATAAGATACATATCACCACTAATAAAATCTCAGGAAGGTTTCAGAAAATTATGGCCGTAGACATTGAAAATGGTGACTATTTAGAGTCTGGGGACTAG
- a CDS encoding DMT family transporter: protein MNQFLYIILGVCAGLLVPFQAIINAKLSTQIGHPLVAAFISFSGGFLVFLTLMIAGPVKFPTMAQLTSFSPILLTGGFIGSAFVFAAIFAVPKLGSTAWVSLIIAGQLIMSLILDHYGILGLPMKSINIYRLLGTVLLFTGTYLIIKF from the coding sequence ATGAATCAATTTCTATATATAATACTTGGTGTTTGCGCCGGACTGCTTGTTCCGTTTCAGGCCATAATCAATGCAAAACTTTCCACACAAATTGGCCATCCCTTAGTAGCGGCCTTCATTTCTTTTAGTGGAGGATTTCTCGTTTTTCTTACTCTTATGATCGCTGGTCCTGTTAAATTTCCGACCATGGCCCAACTAACTTCTTTTAGTCCCATACTATTAACAGGTGGATTCATTGGAAGTGCTTTTGTCTTTGCCGCAATTTTTGCTGTACCAAAGCTTGGCTCAACAGCATGGGTCTCACTCATTATTGCGGGTCAATTAATAATGAGCTTAATTCTAGATCACTATGGAATTTTAGGGCTTCCAATGAAGTCAATAAATATCTATCGACTTCTTGGAACTGTACTTCTGTTCACAGGAACATATCTTATTATTAAGTTTTAA